The following are encoded together in the Solidesulfovibrio sp. genome:
- a CDS encoding alpha/beta hydrolase — MATITIQDSVTLYYKDWGTGQPVVFSHGWPLCADAFEDQMFFLAQHGLRAVAHDRRGHGRSSQPFTGNDLDTYADDLAALLTALDLKDAVLVGHSTGGGEVVRYLGRHGSARVAKIVLIGAIPPLMLQTPANPGGLPMAVFDGIREGVRKDRSRFFKDLTLPFYGYNRPGADVSEGVREDFWRQGMLAGFPAAYFCIKAFSETDLTEDLKKIDVPTLFLHGDDDQIVPIDASARAAIKLVKNAVLKEYPGGSHGICTTQKDQVNTDLLAFIQS; from the coding sequence ATGGCCACCATCACCATCCAGGATAGTGTCACCCTGTATTATAAGGATTGGGGCACCGGGCAGCCGGTGGTCTTCAGCCACGGCTGGCCGCTGTGCGCCGACGCCTTCGAGGACCAGATGTTCTTCCTGGCCCAGCACGGCCTCCGGGCCGTCGCCCACGACCGCCGGGGCCACGGCCGCTCCAGCCAACCCTTTACCGGCAACGACCTCGACACCTACGCCGACGACCTGGCCGCGCTGCTCACGGCCCTCGACCTCAAGGACGCCGTGCTTGTCGGCCATTCCACCGGCGGCGGCGAGGTCGTGCGCTACCTGGGACGCCACGGCTCGGCCCGGGTGGCCAAGATCGTGCTCATCGGCGCCATCCCGCCCCTGATGCTCCAGACGCCGGCCAACCCCGGCGGCCTGCCCATGGCGGTCTTCGACGGCATCCGCGAAGGCGTGCGCAAGGACCGCTCCCGGTTCTTCAAGGACCTGACCCTGCCGTTTTACGGCTACAACCGGCCCGGGGCGGACGTGTCCGAGGGCGTGCGCGAGGACTTCTGGCGCCAGGGCATGCTGGCCGGCTTCCCGGCCGCCTACTTCTGCATCAAGGCCTTCTCGGAAACCGACCTGACCGAGGACCTCAAGAAAATCGACGTGCCGACACTGTTCCTGCATGGCGACGACGACCAGATCGTGCCCATCGACGCCTCGGCCCGCGCCGCCATCAAACTCGTCAAAAACGCCGTGCTCAAGGAATACCCCGGCGGTTCCCACGGCATCTGCACCACGCAAAAGGACCAGGTCAACACCGACCTGCTGGCTTTCATCCAAAGCTAG
- a CDS encoding DMT family transporter, translating to MRNAAIRADILCLITALIWGFAFVAQRIGMDHMGPMAFNGIRFALGAMVLAPLAVRSMRYPPPAPFLAGGNPGFPWLGGLIAGTVLFAGAALQQVGLKYTTAGKAGFITGLYVVLVPMLGYFIGQRPARSDMVGAVAAAVGLYFLSVTEQFTLAPGDGLELVGAFFWAGHVLVIGWLSPRTRALPLAMAQYVVCSALSLACALAFEELSWEGVRGAAWAILYGGLLSVGLAYTLQVVAQRDANPTHAAILLSFETVFAAIGGALVLHESLGARGLFGCALMFAGMLASQLWPRRKAAA from the coding sequence GTGCGCAACGCGGCGATTCGGGCGGATATCCTGTGTTTGATTACCGCCTTGATCTGGGGATTCGCCTTCGTGGCCCAGCGTATCGGCATGGACCACATGGGCCCCATGGCCTTCAACGGCATCCGGTTCGCGCTCGGGGCGATGGTGCTGGCGCCCTTGGCCGTCCGGTCGATGCGCTATCCGCCGCCCGCCCCGTTTCTGGCCGGCGGCAATCCGGGGTTCCCCTGGCTGGGCGGGCTCATCGCCGGCACGGTGCTCTTTGCCGGGGCGGCCCTGCAGCAGGTGGGGCTCAAATACACCACGGCCGGCAAGGCGGGTTTCATTACCGGGCTCTACGTCGTGCTGGTGCCGATGCTGGGCTATTTCATCGGCCAGCGGCCGGCCCGGAGCGACATGGTGGGCGCGGTGGCCGCGGCCGTGGGCCTGTATTTCCTGTCCGTGACCGAACAGTTCACCCTGGCCCCGGGTGACGGGCTGGAACTTGTGGGCGCCTTTTTCTGGGCCGGCCATGTGCTGGTCATCGGCTGGCTGTCGCCGCGCACCCGGGCCTTGCCCCTGGCCATGGCCCAGTACGTGGTCTGCTCGGCCCTGAGCCTGGCCTGCGCCCTGGCCTTCGAGGAGCTGTCCTGGGAGGGGGTACGGGGCGCGGCCTGGGCCATCCTCTATGGCGGCCTGCTTTCGGTGGGCCTTGCCTACACCTTGCAGGTGGTGGCCCAGCGCGACGCCAATCCGACCCATGCCGCCATTCTGCTCAGTTTCGAGACGGTGTTCGCCGCCATCGGCGGGGCGTTGGTCCTCCATGAGTCGCTCGGCGCGCGGGGCCTGTTCGGCTGCGCCCTGATGTTCGCCGGCATGCTGGCCTCGCAGTTGTGGCCGAGGCGCAAGGCGGCGGCCTGA